The following coding sequences lie in one Apium graveolens cultivar Ventura chromosome 3, ASM990537v1, whole genome shotgun sequence genomic window:
- the LOC141714177 gene encoding uncharacterized protein LOC141714177, whose protein sequence is MHPIEVGSPSHREINFDEIANEEGLRTNMELIDEVWDQAVAKMERYKEKTGEHFSKKSRVKNFQVGDLVLRDTEASDPTNTGKLMPKWEGPYKVKEVLRPGTYKLLNMDGSEVPNTWHGSD, encoded by the coding sequence ATGCACCCTATTGAGGTGGGATCTCCTTCTCACAGGGAAATAAACTTTGATGAAATAGCCAACGAAGAAGGACTCAGAACAAACATGGAGCTAATTGACGAGGTCTGGGACCAAGCTGTAGCAAAGATGGAAAGATACAAGGAGAAGACCGGGGAGCATTTCAGTAAGAAGTCcagagtcaaaaacttccaagttggagaccTGGTTCTTCGAGACACAGAAGCATCAGATCCTACAAATACTGGAAAgctaatgcccaaatgggaaggaccatacaaggtcaaagaAGTCCTTAGACCAGGAACCTACAAACTATTGAACATGGATGGCTCAGAAGTCCCCAATACCTGGCATGGATCAGACTAA